In the genome of Eulemur rufifrons isolate Redbay chromosome 27, OSU_ERuf_1, whole genome shotgun sequence, one region contains:
- the SERTAD4 gene encoding SERTA domain-containing protein 4 — protein MTLVLSMNRFCEPIVSEGAAEIAGYQTLWEADSYGGPSPPGPAQTPLQGDRGTGPPLTGSHYRGISNPITTSKITYFKRKYVEEEDFHPPLSSCSHKTISIFEERAHILYMSLEKLKFIDDPEVYLRRSVLINNLMKRIHGEIIMQNNWCFPACSFNGASAQEWFMAQDCPYRKRPRMAKEECDKFHACCFYQECGGHYLNLPLSVNASVGSASTAASSSSSSSSSSSSSSPPLPLPSCSHQVDFDVGSAPIYKSDGQIPANEIFVTNVRSLGIQEKAKLNDEKTNNDTNREGGPLSHEPVGNDLAFECKGQFYDYFETGYNERNNISESWKKSLRKKEPSPSNKLCCSKGSKI, from the exons ATGACTCTGGTTCTGTCCATGAATAGATTCTGCGAGCCCATTGTCTCGGAAGGAGCTGCTGAAATTGCCGGGTACCAAACACTATGGGAGGCTGACAGCTATGGAGGCCCGAGCCCCCCAGGGCCTGCACAGACTCCTTTGCAAGGAGACCGGGGCACTGGTCCCCCACTGACAG GATCCCATTACAGGGGAATTTCAAATCCTATAACAACATCCAAGATCACATACTTTAAGAGGAAGTATGTGGAAGAAGAGGATTTTCACCCACCACTCAGCAGCTGTAGCCATAAA acCATCTCAATTTTTGAGGAACGAGCCCACATCCTTTATATGTCCTTAGAAAAGCTAAAGTTTATCGATGATCCTGAGGTGTACCTCCGAAGATCTGTCCTTATAAACAATCTGATGAAAAGAATCCACGGAGAAATTATCATGCAGAATAACTGGTGCTTCCCTGCCTGCTCATTCAATGGCGCCTCTGCCCAAGAGTGGTTCATGGCTCAAGACTGTCCTTACCGAAAGCGACCACGGATGGCCAAGGAGGAGTGTGACAAGTTTCATGCCTGCTGCTTTTACCAAGAATGTGGCGGCCACTACCTAAATTTACCCCTTTCTGTCAATGCCAGTGTCGGAAGTGCCTCCACcgctgcctcctcttcctcctcttcttcttcctcatcttcctcttcctctccccctctgCCTTTACCAAGTTGTTCCCACCAGGTGGATTTCGATGTAGGCAGCGCACCTATTTACAAGAGTGATGGCCAGATACCCGCCAATGAAATCTTTGTTACCAATGTCAGATCACTTGGTATTCAGGAAAAGGCCAAATTAAATGACGAGAAAACAAATAATGACACCAACAGAGAGGGTGGCCCCCTCAGCCATGAACCTGTGGGAAATGACCTTGCTTTTGAGTGCAAAGGccaattttatgattattttgagACTGGATATAATGAAAGAAACAATATAAGTGAGTCTTGGAAAAAGTCCTTGAGGAAAAAGGAGCCTTCACCAAGTAACAAACTGTGCTGCAGCAAAGGAAGTAAAATATAA